The Microbacterium limosum genome contains a region encoding:
- a CDS encoding superoxide dismutase: MATYTLPDLPYDYAALEPHISATIMQLHHDKHHQAYVTGANTALEQLAEARDKGDFANVNKLEKDLAFNLGGHTNHSIFWTNLSPNGGDKPTGDLESAISDHFGSFDKFQAHFTAAAMGVQGSGWAGLFWDSIGQNLIIQQFFDQQSQFAAGSVPLLLLDVWEHAYYLDYKNVRADYVKAFWNIANWADVQTRFQVAREKTTGLLVGS, encoded by the coding sequence ATGGCGACGTACACCCTGCCCGATCTGCCCTACGACTACGCGGCGCTCGAGCCGCACATCAGCGCGACGATCATGCAGCTGCACCACGACAAGCACCACCAGGCTTACGTGACGGGTGCCAACACGGCGCTCGAGCAGCTGGCGGAGGCCCGCGACAAGGGCGACTTCGCGAACGTCAACAAGCTCGAGAAGGACCTCGCGTTCAATCTCGGCGGACACACGAACCACTCCATCTTCTGGACCAACCTCTCGCCGAACGGGGGAGACAAGCCCACCGGCGACCTCGAGTCGGCCATCTCCGATCACTTCGGCTCCTTCGACAAGTTCCAGGCGCACTTCACCGCCGCGGCCATGGGCGTCCAGGGCTCGGGCTGGGCGGGTCTGTTCTGGGACTCGATCGGTCAGAACCTGATCATCCAGCAGTTCTTCGACCAGCAGTCGCAGTTCGCGGCGGGCTCGGTTCCGCTGCTGCTGCTGGATGTCTGGGAGCACGCGTACTACCTCGACTACAAGAACGTCCGCGCGGACTACGTCAAGGCGTTCTGGAACATCGCGAACTGGGCCGACGTCCAGACGCGCTTTCAGGTGGCCCGCGAGAAGACGACGGGTCTGCTGGTAGGGTCGTGA
- the uvrA gene encoding excinuclease ABC subunit UvrA encodes MPIVPVATSSKLSVRGARVHNLHDVDLDIPRDSLVVFTGLSGSGKSSLAFDTIFAEGQRRYVESLSAYARQFLGQVDRPDVDFIEGLSPAVSIDQKSTNRNPRSTVGTITEVYDYMRLLWARIGVPHCPECGERIQRQTVQQIADQLMELPEGTRYQIVAPVVTQKKGEFVDLFRELGAKGYARAIVDGDLIQLAEPPTLKKSYKHDIAVVVDRLVASPDILGRVTDSVETALGLAGGVMQVNFVDEEGDDAWQNFSEKLACPNGHPLQLTEIEPRTFSFNAPFGACPACSGLGTRMSVDVDLLLGDDELSIREGVIVPWTTQGKGLFQYYERLLEGLAADLDFSLDTPWKKLPSDIREAVLRGDNYKVTVKWKNRFGREMRYASGFEGVVPYIERQWLQAESDTQRTRWSEFLREVPCPVCNGDRLKPEVLSVLVHGHSIAEASHLSLADARDYFAQLTLTDREAAIAAQVLREIRVRLDFLIQVGLNYLSLSRAAASLSGGEAQRIRLATQIGSGLTGVLYVLDEPSIGLHQRDNRRLIKTLVTLRDLGNTLIVVEHDEETIEAADWIVDIGPGAGVNGGTVVHSGPYDALLNEPASLTGDYLSGRREITTPAKRRKIDRSRKITVVGARENNLRNVTVDFPIGVLTAVTGVSGSGKSSLVNGILYEVLATRLNGARRVPGKHTRVTGLDDLDKVVHVDQNPIGRTPRSNPATYTGVFDRIRTLFSETPEAKVRGYQPGRFSFNVKGGRCEACSGDGTIKIEMNFLPDVYVDCEVCHGKRYNRDTLAVHYKGKNIAEVLEMPISEAAEFFEPIQAIHRYLRTLVEVGLGYVRLGQSATTLSGGEAQRVKLATELQRRSNGRSVYVLDEPTTGLHFEDVQRLLEVLGGLVDKGNTVIVIEHNLDVIKSADWIIDMGPEGGAGGGEVVATGTPEQVARVEDSHTGMFLAELLGQEDRRGGERRKAG; translated from the coding sequence GTGCCCATCGTCCCCGTTGCCACCTCCTCGAAGCTCAGCGTCCGCGGTGCCCGCGTTCACAATCTCCACGACGTTGATCTCGACATCCCGCGCGACTCCCTCGTCGTCTTCACAGGTCTTTCCGGCTCCGGGAAATCGAGCCTCGCCTTCGACACGATCTTCGCCGAGGGGCAGCGTCGCTACGTCGAATCGCTGAGCGCCTACGCACGGCAGTTCCTCGGGCAGGTCGACCGCCCCGACGTCGACTTCATCGAGGGTCTGTCCCCGGCGGTCTCGATCGACCAGAAGTCGACCAACCGCAACCCGCGCTCCACCGTCGGCACCATCACCGAGGTCTACGACTACATGCGTCTGCTCTGGGCGCGCATCGGCGTGCCTCACTGCCCCGAGTGCGGCGAACGCATTCAGCGTCAGACCGTGCAGCAGATCGCCGACCAGCTCATGGAGCTGCCCGAGGGCACGCGCTACCAGATCGTGGCGCCGGTCGTCACGCAGAAGAAGGGAGAGTTCGTCGACCTCTTCCGCGAGCTCGGAGCCAAGGGCTACGCGCGTGCGATCGTCGACGGCGACCTCATCCAGCTGGCCGAGCCTCCCACGCTGAAGAAGAGCTACAAGCACGACATCGCGGTCGTCGTCGATCGGCTCGTCGCTTCGCCCGACATCCTCGGTCGCGTCACCGACTCCGTGGAGACCGCGCTCGGTCTCGCGGGCGGCGTGATGCAGGTCAACTTCGTGGACGAAGAGGGCGACGACGCCTGGCAGAACTTCTCCGAGAAGCTCGCGTGCCCGAACGGGCACCCCCTGCAGCTCACGGAGATCGAGCCGCGCACCTTCTCGTTCAACGCGCCGTTCGGTGCATGTCCGGCCTGCTCGGGACTCGGCACCCGCATGTCGGTCGATGTCGATCTGCTGCTGGGGGATGACGAGCTCTCGATCCGCGAGGGTGTCATCGTCCCCTGGACGACGCAGGGCAAGGGGCTGTTCCAGTACTACGAGCGCCTCCTGGAGGGGCTCGCCGCCGACCTGGACTTCTCGCTCGACACGCCGTGGAAGAAGCTGCCGTCCGACATCCGAGAGGCTGTGCTGCGCGGCGACAACTACAAGGTCACCGTCAAGTGGAAGAACCGCTTCGGCCGCGAGATGCGATACGCGTCGGGCTTCGAGGGCGTCGTGCCCTACATCGAGCGGCAATGGCTGCAGGCGGAGTCCGACACGCAGCGCACCCGCTGGTCGGAGTTCCTGCGCGAGGTGCCGTGTCCGGTCTGCAACGGCGACCGGCTCAAGCCGGAGGTGCTCTCGGTCCTCGTCCATGGTCACTCGATCGCCGAGGCGTCTCACCTGAGCCTGGCCGATGCGCGCGACTATTTCGCGCAGCTCACGCTCACCGACCGCGAGGCCGCGATCGCCGCCCAGGTGCTGCGCGAGATCCGCGTTCGTCTCGACTTCCTCATTCAGGTGGGGCTCAACTACCTCAGCCTCAGCCGCGCCGCGGCGTCGCTCTCCGGCGGCGAGGCGCAGCGCATCCGTCTCGCGACGCAGATCGGGTCGGGGCTCACCGGCGTCCTGTACGTGCTCGACGAGCCGTCGATCGGATTGCACCAGCGCGACAACCGACGCCTCATCAAGACGCTCGTGACGCTTCGCGATCTGGGCAACACGCTCATCGTCGTCGAGCACGACGAGGAGACCATCGAGGCCGCCGACTGGATCGTCGATATCGGTCCGGGGGCGGGGGTCAACGGCGGCACGGTCGTTCACTCCGGACCCTACGACGCCCTGCTGAACGAGCCCGCCTCGCTGACGGGCGACTACCTGTCGGGACGCCGGGAAATCACCACACCCGCGAAGCGGCGCAAGATCGATCGGTCGCGCAAGATCACGGTCGTCGGAGCGCGCGAGAACAACCTTCGCAACGTCACCGTCGACTTCCCGATCGGCGTGCTCACGGCCGTCACCGGCGTGAGCGGATCGGGCAAGTCCTCGCTCGTCAACGGCATCCTGTACGAGGTGCTGGCGACACGGCTCAACGGAGCCCGCCGCGTTCCGGGCAAGCACACCCGGGTGACGGGGCTCGACGACCTCGACAAGGTCGTGCACGTCGACCAGAACCCGATCGGCCGGACGCCGCGCTCGAATCCGGCCACCTACACCGGCGTCTTCGACCGCATCCGCACGCTGTTCAGCGAGACCCCCGAGGCGAAGGTGCGCGGCTACCAGCCCGGGCGATTCAGCTTCAATGTGAAGGGCGGTCGCTGCGAGGCCTGCTCGGGCGATGGCACGATCAAGATCGAGATGAACTTCCTCCCCGACGTCTACGTCGACTGCGAGGTGTGCCACGGCAAGCGGTACAACCGCGACACGCTCGCCGTGCACTACAAAGGCAAGAACATCGCCGAGGTGCTCGAGATGCCGATCTCCGAGGCCGCGGAGTTCTTCGAGCCCATCCAGGCGATCCATCGTTACCTGCGCACGCTCGTCGAGGTCGGGCTCGGATACGTCCGCCTCGGGCAGTCCGCGACGACCCTGTCGGGCGGGGAGGCGCAGCGCGTCAAGCTCGCCACGGAGCTGCAGCGGCGCAGCAACGGCCGCAGCGTCTACGTGCTTGACGAGCCCACCACGGGCCTGCACTTCGAGGACGTCCAGCGCCTGCTCGAGGTGCTCGGCGGCCTCGTCGACAAGGGGAACACCGTCATCGTCATCGAGCACAACCTCGACGTGATCAAGTCCGCCGACTGGATCATCGATATGGGGCCCGAGGGCGGCGCGGGGGGAGGAGAGGTCGTCGCGACCGGCACTCCCGAACAGGTCGCGCGCGTGGAGGACAGCCATACGGGGATGTTCCTCGCCGAGCTCCTCGGTCAGGAGGACCGGCGCGGTGGCGAACGCCGGAAGGCGGGCTGA
- the rapZ gene encoding RNase adapter RapZ codes for MTEADGDAGEVLIVTGMSGAGRSTVANALEDLDWYVVDNLPPQMLRPLLDLSGMVGGALPRVAAVVDVRGRELFERLPEVMERLREGRRVRVVFLDAAHDVLVRRFEAVRRPHPLQGEGTILDGIAVERRRMAPMRESADLIVDTSTFNIHQLATTVGELFSEAGSAKHTLTIQSFGFKYGLPPDADLVADMRFLPNPFWNSDLRALTGQDESVRDFVLAQEGAAQFLDSYADALAPVIAGYQRENKRHSTVAVGCTGGKHRSVAMAIELAQRLRSLPGVAVRVKHRDLGRE; via the coding sequence ATGACTGAGGCGGACGGCGACGCGGGCGAAGTGCTCATCGTGACGGGGATGTCGGGCGCCGGGCGCTCGACCGTCGCGAACGCCCTGGAGGATCTCGACTGGTACGTCGTCGACAACCTGCCCCCGCAGATGCTGCGACCGCTGCTCGATCTCTCGGGAATGGTCGGCGGCGCGCTGCCGCGGGTCGCCGCCGTCGTCGACGTTCGCGGGCGCGAGCTCTTCGAACGCCTTCCGGAGGTCATGGAGCGCCTGCGCGAGGGGCGCCGCGTGCGAGTGGTCTTCCTCGACGCGGCGCACGATGTGCTCGTCCGTCGTTTCGAGGCCGTGCGCCGCCCGCACCCTCTCCAGGGCGAGGGGACGATCCTCGACGGGATCGCCGTCGAGCGGCGGCGGATGGCGCCTATGCGCGAGAGTGCGGATCTCATCGTCGACACGAGCACGTTCAACATCCACCAGCTGGCGACGACGGTCGGGGAGCTGTTCTCGGAGGCCGGATCGGCCAAGCACACGCTGACGATCCAGAGCTTCGGGTTCAAGTACGGGCTGCCTCCCGATGCCGATCTCGTCGCCGACATGCGGTTCCTCCCCAATCCGTTCTGGAACTCCGACCTTCGCGCCCTGACGGGGCAGGACGAATCGGTTCGCGACTTCGTCCTCGCCCAGGAGGGGGCCGCGCAGTTCCTCGACTCCTACGCCGACGCCCTCGCGCCCGTCATCGCCGGATACCAGCGGGAGAATAAGCGGCACTCGACCGTCGCCGTGGGATGCACGGGCGGCAAGCACCGGTCGGTGGCGATGGCGATTGAGCTCGCGCAGAGACTGCGTTCCCTGCCGGGTGTCGCCGTGCGCGTGAAGCATCGCGATCTGGGGCGCGAGTAA
- the gap gene encoding type I glyceraldehyde-3-phosphate dehydrogenase yields the protein MSVKIGINGFGRIGRNYLRAALAQGADLEIVAVNDLTDNKSLAHLLKYDSVGGPLAQDVTYDGDSITVGGHRIRVFEERDPANLPWGELGVDIVIESTGRFTKAEDARKHIAGGAKKVLVSAPATGDDATIVMGVNEETYDAASDVIISNASCTTNCLAPLAKVFNDAFGIERGFMMTAHAYTADQNLQDGPHSDLRRARGAAINIVPASTGAAKAIGRVLPELNGKLSGSSYRVPVPTGSIVDLTIVTPTEGLTVEQINAVYKQAAAEGRLKGILEYTEDPIVSSDIQLNPHSSIFDAELTNVSGNLVKVSSWYDNEWGYSNRLVDLTEYVGERL from the coding sequence GTGTCTGTCAAGATCGGCATCAACGGCTTCGGCCGCATCGGACGCAACTACCTCCGCGCGGCCCTCGCGCAGGGCGCGGACCTCGAGATCGTGGCGGTGAACGACCTGACCGACAACAAGTCGCTCGCTCACCTGCTCAAGTACGACTCGGTCGGCGGCCCTCTCGCTCAGGACGTGACCTACGACGGCGACTCCATCACGGTCGGCGGCCACCGCATCCGTGTCTTCGAGGAGCGCGACCCCGCGAACCTCCCCTGGGGCGAGCTCGGCGTCGACATCGTCATCGAGTCCACCGGTCGGTTCACCAAGGCCGAGGACGCCAGGAAGCACATCGCGGGTGGGGCGAAGAAGGTTCTCGTCTCCGCCCCCGCGACGGGCGACGACGCGACCATCGTGATGGGCGTGAACGAGGAGACCTACGACGCCGCGAGCGACGTCATCATCTCGAACGCCTCGTGCACCACGAACTGCCTCGCCCCGCTCGCCAAGGTGTTCAACGACGCCTTCGGCATCGAGCGCGGCTTCATGATGACCGCCCACGCGTACACGGCCGACCAGAACCTGCAGGACGGCCCCCACAGCGACCTCCGTCGTGCCCGCGGTGCCGCCATCAACATCGTCCCGGCCTCGACCGGCGCGGCCAAGGCCATCGGCCGGGTGCTGCCCGAGCTCAACGGCAAGCTGAGCGGCTCGTCGTACCGCGTTCCCGTTCCCACCGGATCGATCGTCGACCTCACGATCGTGACGCCCACCGAGGGCCTCACCGTCGAGCAGATCAACGCCGTCTACAAGCAGGCCGCGGCGGAGGGACGCCTCAAGGGCATCCTCGAGTACACCGAGGACCCCATCGTCTCGAGCGACATCCAGCTCAACCCCCACTCGTCGATCTTCGACGCCGAGCTCACCAATGTCAGCGGCAACCTGGTCAAGGTGTCGAGCTGGTACGACAACGAGTGGGGTTACTCCAACCGCCTCGTCGACCTCACCGAGTACGTCGGCGAGCGCCTGTAA
- a CDS encoding phosphoglycerate kinase encodes MSLRTLESLGSLAGTRVIVRCDLNVPLKDGKITDDGRVRASLPTLNALIGQGARLVVCSHLGRPDGAPDAKYSLAPVAQRLSELLGKPVAFARDTVGESAHDAVSSLEDGDVAVIENLRFNPGETSKSDEERGAFARQLAELGDALVSDGFGVVHRKQASVYDLAQILPSAAGQLIAAELDVLDRLTENPERPYTVVLGGSKVSDKLGVISHLLPRVDKLLVGGGMMFTFLAAQGHKVGASLLEADQLDTVRGYIDAARERGVELILPADAVVASGFAADADHVVAPADALEGTRFGSTGIGLDIGPATAHTFAEAIRASRTVFWNGPMGVFEMPAFAAGTKTIAKALTQVDGLSVVGGGDSAAAVRQLGFADSDFGHISTGGGASLEFLEGKKLPGLEVLGWQ; translated from the coding sequence ATGTCGCTGCGCACCCTCGAATCGCTGGGGTCGCTCGCCGGCACGCGCGTCATCGTCCGCTGCGATCTGAACGTCCCCCTGAAGGACGGGAAGATCACGGACGATGGCCGCGTGCGGGCGTCGCTGCCCACCCTCAACGCTCTCATCGGTCAGGGGGCACGCCTCGTCGTCTGCTCGCATCTCGGTCGCCCCGACGGCGCGCCCGACGCGAAGTACAGCCTCGCGCCCGTCGCCCAGCGTCTCTCCGAGCTGCTGGGCAAGCCCGTCGCCTTCGCGCGGGACACGGTCGGCGAGTCCGCGCATGACGCGGTGTCCTCGCTCGAGGACGGCGATGTCGCGGTGATCGAGAACCTCCGATTCAACCCGGGGGAGACCTCCAAGAGCGACGAGGAGCGCGGCGCCTTCGCGCGGCAGCTCGCCGAACTCGGAGACGCCCTCGTCTCCGACGGGTTCGGCGTCGTGCACCGCAAGCAGGCGAGCGTCTACGACCTCGCACAGATCCTGCCTTCGGCCGCAGGCCAGCTGATCGCCGCCGAGCTCGACGTGCTCGATCGCCTCACCGAGAACCCGGAGCGCCCCTACACCGTCGTGCTCGGCGGTTCCAAGGTGAGCGACAAGCTCGGTGTGATCTCGCACCTGCTTCCGCGTGTGGACAAGCTCCTCGTCGGTGGCGGGATGATGTTCACCTTCCTCGCGGCTCAGGGTCACAAGGTGGGCGCGAGCCTGCTCGAGGCCGACCAGCTCGACACGGTGCGCGGGTACATCGACGCGGCACGTGAGCGCGGCGTCGAGCTGATCCTTCCCGCCGACGCTGTCGTGGCTTCGGGGTTCGCAGCCGACGCCGACCACGTGGTCGCCCCCGCGGACGCGCTCGAGGGCACCCGGTTCGGCTCCACCGGCATCGGCCTGGATATCGGTCCGGCGACGGCGCACACCTTCGCCGAGGCGATCCGCGCAAGCCGCACGGTCTTCTGGAACGGCCCCATGGGCGTGTTCGAGATGCCCGCATTCGCCGCGGGCACCAAGACGATCGCGAAGGCCCTGACTCAGGTCGACGGGCTGTCGGTCGTGGGCGGCGGCGATTCGGCCGCCGCCGTCCGCCAGCTCGGGTTCGCCGACAGCGATTTCGGACACATCTCGACGGGCGGGGGCGCGAGCCTCGAGTTCCTCGAGGGCAAGAAGCTCCCCGGACTGGAGGTCCTCGGATGGCAGTGA
- the whiA gene encoding DNA-binding protein WhiA: MPLTADVKAELMTVRDPRPQARVAEVTALLRFSGGLHSIAGKMAIEAELDSEALARRAARDIIELYGVRPELGRVQASSSRQEGHFIVRVREGGETLARQTGLLDQRRRPVRGLPNKLTTGSRDDLSALWRGAFLAAGTLTDPGRSAALEVTCPSSEVAMALVGAAHRLDVAAKAREVRAVHRVVVRDGDAIRAILHAMGAQRAAAEWEQLRQRREVRAGVNRLVNFDDANLRRSAQAAVAACARVERAMEILGEDIPDHLREAGRLRLAHREASLDELGHHADPPLTKDAVAGRIRRLLAMADKRAEDEGIPGTDVGIPADADVS; encoded by the coding sequence GTGCCCCTAACCGCCGATGTCAAGGCCGAGTTGATGACGGTCCGCGACCCGCGTCCGCAGGCGCGCGTCGCGGAGGTGACGGCCCTGCTGCGGTTCTCCGGCGGCCTGCACTCCATCGCCGGCAAGATGGCCATCGAGGCCGAACTGGACTCCGAGGCGCTCGCCCGGCGGGCGGCGAGGGACATCATCGAGCTGTACGGCGTCCGGCCGGAACTGGGCCGCGTCCAGGCGTCTTCGTCTCGCCAGGAGGGCCACTTCATCGTCCGCGTGCGCGAGGGCGGCGAGACGCTGGCGCGCCAGACGGGCCTTCTCGACCAGCGCCGGCGCCCCGTGCGGGGCCTGCCCAACAAGCTGACGACGGGCTCTCGCGACGACCTCTCGGCGCTGTGGCGGGGCGCGTTCCTCGCCGCGGGGACCCTCACCGATCCGGGGCGGTCCGCGGCGCTCGAGGTGACGTGCCCGTCGTCCGAGGTCGCGATGGCGCTCGTCGGGGCGGCTCACCGCCTCGATGTCGCGGCGAAGGCGCGGGAGGTGCGGGCCGTGCATCGCGTCGTCGTGCGCGACGGGGATGCCATCCGGGCCATCCTGCACGCGATGGGCGCACAGCGGGCGGCCGCGGAGTGGGAACAGCTGCGCCAGCGCCGGGAGGTCCGCGCGGGGGTGAACCGTCTGGTCAACTTCGACGACGCGAACCTCCGGCGCTCCGCGCAGGCGGCGGTCGCCGCGTGCGCGCGTGTCGAGCGGGCCATGGAGATCCTCGGCGAGGACATCCCCGACCACCTGCGCGAGGCGGGGCGTCTCCGCCTCGCACACCGCGAGGCGAGCCTCGACGAGCTCGGGCACCACGCCGACCCGCCGTTGACGAAGGACGCCGTCGCCGGACGCATCCGCCGTCTGCTGGCGATGGCCGACAAGCGTGCGGAGGACGAGGGCATCCCCGGCACGGACGTCGGCATCCCCGCCGACGCCGACGTGTCGTAA
- the tpiA gene encoding triose-phosphate isomerase has protein sequence MAVTRTPLIAGNWKMNLDHQQAIAFVQKLDWALKDAGHEAGSVEVALFPPFTGLRSVQTLISADKIAFAHGAQDVSAHDSGPYTGEVSGAFLKKLDCAYVIIGHSERRQHHAETDEIVGAKVSAALRHGLAPVICVGETAEDLEKHGASAVPAAQLRTALAGVSADAEIVVAYEPVWAIGSGQAATPEQAQEVCRALRGVIAGTLGEDAAARTRILYGGSVAAANIAGFMREPDVDGALVGGASLKVDEFAAIIRYQKHVGV, from the coding sequence ATGGCAGTGACGCGCACCCCGCTCATCGCGGGAAACTGGAAGATGAACCTCGATCACCAGCAGGCGATCGCTTTCGTTCAGAAGCTCGACTGGGCGTTGAAGGACGCGGGCCACGAGGCGGGGAGCGTCGAGGTGGCGCTCTTCCCGCCGTTCACCGGCCTCCGCAGCGTGCAGACGCTGATCTCCGCCGACAAGATCGCGTTCGCGCACGGCGCACAGGATGTCTCGGCCCACGACTCGGGCCCCTACACCGGCGAGGTGTCGGGGGCGTTCCTCAAAAAGCTCGACTGCGCATACGTGATCATCGGTCACTCCGAGCGCCGGCAGCACCACGCCGAGACCGACGAGATCGTCGGTGCGAAGGTCTCTGCCGCTCTCCGGCACGGTCTCGCGCCCGTGATCTGCGTGGGGGAGACCGCGGAGGACCTCGAGAAGCACGGCGCCAGTGCCGTGCCCGCGGCACAGCTCAGGACGGCGCTCGCGGGTGTCTCGGCCGACGCCGAGATCGTGGTCGCATACGAGCCGGTCTGGGCGATCGGGTCCGGCCAGGCCGCGACGCCCGAGCAGGCGCAGGAGGTGTGCCGCGCACTTCGCGGCGTCATCGCCGGCACTCTGGGCGAGGACGCGGCGGCGCGCACCCGCATCCTGTACGGCGGATCTGTGGCCGCGGCGAACATCGCGGGCTTCATGCGAGAGCCCGATGTGGACGGCGCCCTCGTCGGCGGCGCGAGCCTGAAGGTCGACGAGTTCGCGGCGATCATCCGCTACCAGAAGCACGTGGGCGTCTGA
- the uvrC gene encoding excinuclease ABC subunit UvrC, translating to MASPLSYRPKQGEIPTNPGVYRFRDADGRVLYVGKAKNLRARLSNYFAPLHTLHERTRRMVTTAASVEWTVVATDVDSLQLEYMWIKEFDPPFNVRYRDDKSYPFMAITLADEAPRVLVTRNRRIRGARYFGPYPKVWAVHDTIDQLIKVFPIRTCSDSSYKKAMQTGRPCFPGQIGRCGGPCSMRVTVEEHRAIVDDFVAFMAGGDQRFRVDLTARMREAAAAMDYEAAAVFRDRLAAIDAVLSRSALVLGEDVDLDLFGIAEDELAAAVQHFVVRGGRVRGVRASTIEKEIDIEGGELIDQVLQRAYGEVAPTDIPRRILVPALPPDAAELQEWLRERRGGRPVNVQVAQRGRKADLMKTASLNAQQALMLHKTRRTSDYVARSQALTDLQEALGMSEAPLRIECFDVSHLSGTNVVASMVVFEDGLPRKDQYRSFSVTDTTDDTDSIYQVLTRRIAHLDRDEAEAEEAGTDDAPVTRRRTRFAYPPQLLVVDGGKPQVAAAARALADSGHEEIALCGLAKRLEEVWLPGEEYPVILPRTSEALYLLQRLRDEAHRFAIRHQRGSRRRDIHSVLEEIPGLGAERIRVLLRHFGSVAALRRADTAAITEVKGIGPKLAATIHSRLQESPAADDSSTHASEALAASAPKSVG from the coding sequence GTGGCGTCGCCGCTGTCCTACCGGCCGAAGCAGGGGGAGATCCCCACCAACCCGGGGGTCTATCGATTCCGTGACGCCGACGGCCGCGTGTTGTACGTCGGCAAGGCGAAGAACCTGCGCGCGCGGCTGAGCAACTACTTCGCTCCGCTGCACACCCTGCACGAGCGCACGCGTCGGATGGTCACGACGGCGGCCTCGGTCGAGTGGACGGTCGTCGCGACGGACGTGGACTCCCTCCAGCTGGAGTACATGTGGATCAAGGAGTTCGATCCGCCCTTCAACGTCCGCTACCGCGACGACAAGTCCTACCCCTTCATGGCGATCACCCTCGCCGATGAGGCGCCGCGGGTGCTGGTCACCCGGAACCGCCGCATCCGGGGTGCGCGGTATTTCGGTCCCTACCCGAAGGTCTGGGCGGTGCACGACACGATCGACCAGCTCATCAAGGTCTTCCCGATCCGCACCTGCAGTGATTCGAGCTACAAGAAGGCGATGCAGACCGGTCGGCCCTGTTTCCCGGGACAGATCGGGCGCTGCGGCGGCCCGTGCTCGATGCGGGTCACGGTGGAGGAGCACCGGGCGATCGTGGACGACTTCGTCGCGTTCATGGCCGGGGGTGACCAGAGATTCAGGGTCGACCTCACGGCGAGGATGCGCGAGGCCGCCGCGGCGATGGACTACGAGGCGGCCGCGGTCTTCCGCGACCGGCTGGCGGCGATCGACGCGGTCCTGTCCCGGTCCGCCCTGGTGCTCGGCGAGGACGTCGACCTGGATCTCTTCGGCATCGCGGAGGACGAGCTCGCGGCCGCCGTGCAGCACTTCGTCGTGCGCGGCGGGCGCGTGCGCGGGGTACGGGCCTCGACGATCGAGAAGGAGATCGACATCGAGGGCGGCGAGCTCATCGACCAGGTGCTGCAGCGCGCCTACGGCGAGGTGGCTCCCACGGACATCCCGCGCCGCATCCTGGTGCCAGCTCTGCCGCCCGACGCGGCAGAGCTGCAGGAATGGCTGCGGGAGCGGCGCGGCGGCCGTCCCGTGAACGTGCAGGTCGCGCAGCGCGGACGCAAAGCCGATCTCATGAAGACGGCGAGCCTCAACGCCCAACAGGCCCTCATGCTCCACAAGACCAGGCGCACGTCGGACTACGTCGCCAGGTCGCAGGCGCTCACGGATCTCCAGGAGGCGCTCGGGATGTCCGAGGCGCCACTGCGGATCGAGTGCTTCGACGTCTCGCACCTGTCGGGGACCAACGTCGTCGCATCGATGGTCGTGTTCGAAGACGGGCTCCCGCGCAAGGATCAGTACCGCTCCTTCTCCGTGACCGACACGACGGACGACACCGACTCGATCTACCAGGTCCTGACGCGCCGGATAGCGCATCTCGACCGGGACGAGGCGGAGGCCGAGGAGGCGGGCACCGACGACGCTCCCGTCACGCGGCGGCGCACGCGATTCGCCTACCCCCCGCAGCTTCTCGTCGTCGACGGCGGAAAACCGCAGGTCGCCGCCGCGGCGCGAGCCCTCGCCGACTCCGGCCACGAGGAGATCGCGCTGTGCGGCCTCGCCAAGCGCCTGGAGGAGGTCTGGTTGCCGGGGGAGGAGTATCCCGTGATCCTGCCCCGCACGAGCGAGGCCCTCTACCTCCTGCAGCGGCTGCGCGACGAGGCTCACCGCTTCGCGATCCGTCACCAGAGGGGTTCGCGTCGCCGCGACATCCACAGCGTCCTGGAGGAGATCCCGGGCCTCGGCGCGGAGCGGATCCGCGTGCTGCTGCGGCACTTCGGGTCGGTAGCGGCCCTTCGCCGTGCCGACACGGCGGCGATCACCGAGGTCAAGGGGATCGGCCCCAAGCTCGCGGCCACCATCCACTCGCGCCTGCAGGAGTCGCCGGCGGCCGACGATTCATCTACGCACGCCTCAGAAGCGTTGGCGGCGTCCGCGCCGAAGTCAGTAGGGTGA
- the secG gene encoding preprotein translocase subunit SecG, whose protein sequence is MQILEFVLQVVLGLTSLLLTLLILLHKGRGGGLSDMFGGGMTSALGSSGLAERNLNRFTIVLALVWFVTIVALGLITKFQGL, encoded by the coding sequence GTGCAGATTCTCGAATTCGTCCTCCAGGTGGTGCTCGGCCTCACGAGCCTGCTGCTGACGCTGCTGATCCTCCTGCACAAGGGCCGCGGTGGCGGCCTTTCCGACATGTTCGGCGGCGGAATGACCTCCGCGCTCGGTTCGTCGGGCCTCGCCGAGCGCAACCTCAACCGATTCACGATCGTGCTGGCCCTCGTGTGGTTCGTCACGATCGTTGCTCTCGGGCTCATCACGAAGTTTCAGGGACTGTAA